One part of the Marinobacter sp. M3C genome encodes these proteins:
- a CDS encoding 1-acyl-sn-glycerol-3-phosphate acyltransferase, producing MQKFDAIRPYSDEETSAVIQRLVHDREFLNLIGRIKSPGAARWAPAMLRGIVSYWLRRRFGGFTRIDDLQASLSGYVGELVGNTTTRVTESGLQNLKQESTHLFICNHRDIVFDPMIVNFLLYNQGLKTTRIAIGDNLLENRVFAEMMRLNKSFVVRRSMTSPREIRDAYLMLSDFINHSIETHNGVWIAQREGRAKDGIDRTDPAIVKMFHMSPKKSGLDFQTAINRLSIVPVSIAYEFDPCDLDKANELETRARTGAYLKAEGEDTSQIMRGLTGFKGHVHVHFGAPIEDAEADPKALTARIDREIHSHYHLHPSNLVAYQMREVAAGRGPVEAGLFASLAAAASCTRQALEAAEKELQKRLNACDAAARPYLLDMYANPVTSALNALNTADASA from the coding sequence ATGCAGAAATTTGATGCCATCCGTCCTTACTCGGACGAGGAGACTTCCGCCGTAATACAACGATTAGTACATGATCGGGAATTTCTGAACTTGATTGGCCGCATCAAATCGCCTGGGGCTGCACGCTGGGCGCCGGCGATGCTGCGGGGGATTGTGAGTTATTGGTTGCGCCGCCGTTTTGGTGGTTTCACCCGTATAGACGATTTGCAAGCATCGTTGTCGGGCTACGTTGGTGAACTGGTTGGAAATACCACCACTCGGGTTACCGAGAGCGGGTTACAGAATTTGAAGCAGGAATCTACCCACCTGTTCATCTGCAATCATCGCGACATTGTTTTTGACCCAATGATTGTAAATTTTTTGTTGTATAACCAAGGGCTAAAAACCACTCGCATCGCCATTGGTGACAATTTGCTCGAAAATCGCGTCTTTGCTGAAATGATGCGATTAAACAAGAGCTTTGTAGTGCGGCGCAGCATGACCAGCCCACGGGAAATACGTGACGCCTACCTTATGCTGTCCGATTTTATCAATCACAGCATCGAGACCCACAACGGGGTGTGGATTGCGCAACGTGAAGGGCGGGCCAAAGACGGTATAGACCGCACAGATCCCGCTATTGTGAAGATGTTCCACATGAGCCCGAAAAAATCCGGACTGGATTTCCAAACGGCGATAAACCGGCTGAGTATTGTGCCAGTATCGATTGCTTATGAATTTGACCCCTGTGATCTGGATAAAGCCAATGAGCTGGAAACCCGGGCCCGCACCGGTGCTTACCTGAAAGCAGAAGGCGAAGATACCAGCCAGATTATGCGCGGACTAACCGGCTTTAAAGGCCACGTGCACGTGCACTTCGGCGCACCCATCGAAGACGCAGAAGCCGACCCAAAAGCCTTGACGGCGCGAATTGACCGGGAAATTCACAGCCATTACCACTTGCACCCCTCCAATCTGGTGGCGTATCAGATGCGTGAAGTTGCTGCGGGCAGGGGGCCAGTAGAGGCCGGACTGTTTGCTTCGCTGGCTGCAGCCGCAAGTTGCACACGCCAGGCTTTGGAAGCGGCTGAGAAAGAGTTACAAAAACGCCTCAATGCGTGTGACGCAGCAGCGCGGCCTTACCTGCTGGACATGTACGCTAACCCGGTAACGAGTGCGTTGAATGCTCTGAATACAGCAGACGCCAGTGCTTGA
- a CDS encoding TrkH family potassium uptake protein: MFILLSIFMILPPLILMGSDAPNSAAFMESAGIVCVLGMLGILATYRRSRDLKPRFMFVLTVSSWFFIAIFSALPFYLSDNNISAANAFFESASGITTTGATVFSGLDSMDRDLLIWRSLLHWIGGIGIIGMFVAVLPFLRVGGMRLFATESSEWTDKALPRMKTLSRGLLGVYLSFSVLAVMTYWVSGMTLFDAFNHGLSSISTGGFSTSDLSMGKFNDVILLETTLFMILGSIPFFLFVRELHGQRGVLFRDQQVRLFLTLLLIVPALLTLYRWAVSAVPFDPVSNYISTLFNVTSVVTTTGYASEDYTAWGPLAFVVFFFLMFVGGCSGSTAGGMKIFRFQLSVIVLRENLMRLLHPRAVLTRNYNGRAVSDDIISSMIAYTFIFLLCLLVLTVSLAAMQLDFITSLSGALTALTNVGPGLGDIIGPAGNFGPLPDAAKWMLGVGMLMGRLEILSVVVVLSPAFWRS; the protein is encoded by the coding sequence ATGTTTATACTTTTGAGTATTTTCATGATCTTACCGCCACTTATTCTAATGGGTTCTGACGCTCCTAACAGCGCTGCGTTTATGGAATCAGCGGGCATTGTGTGCGTATTGGGGATGCTGGGTATACTCGCAACCTATCGCCGGTCCAGAGACTTGAAACCGCGTTTCATGTTCGTGCTCACAGTGTCGAGTTGGTTCTTCATTGCCATTTTTTCGGCTCTGCCATTTTACCTTAGTGACAATAATATATCGGCGGCGAACGCATTTTTTGAGAGCGCATCAGGTATCACCACCACAGGCGCAACGGTATTCAGCGGCCTGGACTCCATGGACCGCGATTTGCTGATCTGGCGCTCTCTTTTGCACTGGATTGGTGGTATTGGCATTATCGGCATGTTCGTTGCTGTATTGCCGTTTCTACGAGTCGGCGGCATGCGCCTGTTTGCTACCGAGTCGTCCGAGTGGACCGACAAAGCACTGCCCCGGATGAAAACCCTGAGTCGCGGACTTTTAGGGGTTTACCTGAGCTTCTCCGTGTTGGCTGTGATGACGTATTGGGTATCAGGCATGACATTGTTTGATGCCTTCAACCACGGCCTGAGCAGCATTTCGACCGGCGGTTTTTCTACCTCGGATTTGTCCATGGGCAAGTTCAACGACGTGATACTGCTGGAAACCACACTCTTCATGATTTTGGGCAGTATTCCGTTCTTTTTGTTTGTGCGGGAGTTGCACGGTCAGCGCGGCGTATTGTTTCGTGACCAGCAGGTGCGGTTGTTTTTGACTCTCCTGCTGATTGTGCCCGCGCTCTTAACGCTGTATCGCTGGGCGGTTTCTGCTGTTCCCTTCGATCCGGTTAGCAATTACATATCCACGCTGTTTAACGTTACCTCTGTTGTTACTACCACTGGTTACGCGTCGGAAGACTATACTGCGTGGGGACCGCTGGCTTTCGTGGTTTTTTTCTTTTTGATGTTTGTAGGCGGCTGTTCCGGCTCCACCGCTGGCGGCATGAAGATATTCCGCTTCCAATTGTCAGTCATTGTTCTCCGTGAGAATTTGATGCGCCTGCTTCATCCACGGGCGGTGCTAACCCGCAATTACAACGGTCGCGCGGTTAGCGACGATATCATTTCCTCGATGATCGCCTATACCTTCATCTTCTTACTGTGCCTGCTGGTTTTGACGGTGTCGCTGGCCGCTATGCAGCTGGATTTCATCACTTCTTTGTCCGGCGCATTGACGGCTCTAACCAACGTTGGCCCGGGCTTGGGTGACATCATTGGCCCTGCCGGAAATTTTGGGCCGCTGCCAGATGCCGCTAAATGGATGTTGGGCGTGGGCATGCTGATGGGGCGTTTGGAAATATTAAGCGTAGTAGTGGTACTGTCACCAGCTTTCTGGCGCAGTTAG
- a CDS encoding RimK/LysX family protein, which produces MIHARFLLITAIVTALSWAPLASAQDKRDDSDKRPGETLGFVEWVVMQDTGVRLKARLDTGAKTSSLHAVNVEEFDKGDDRWVNFQLPLGDHEDQPSDGKISHDDVVLEFELPVERVVLVKRKGAPSQRRYVVNMDFCVSGEVHTTQFSLADRARFSYPVLLGRRFMSDDNILVDSANGFIAVKQCEFLSLEKIAENNKTQS; this is translated from the coding sequence ATGATTCACGCACGTTTCTTGCTCATCACGGCGATTGTCACTGCGCTTTCTTGGGCTCCTCTGGCCAGTGCCCAAGACAAACGCGATGACAGTGATAAACGCCCCGGCGAAACTCTTGGATTTGTGGAATGGGTGGTAATGCAAGACACCGGAGTGCGGCTAAAGGCGAGGCTGGATACGGGCGCCAAAACGTCATCGCTGCACGCAGTGAATGTTGAAGAATTCGACAAAGGCGATGACCGCTGGGTTAACTTTCAGTTGCCCTTGGGCGACCACGAAGACCAGCCCAGCGATGGGAAGATAAGCCATGACGACGTGGTGCTGGAATTTGAACTGCCGGTGGAGCGGGTAGTGCTAGTCAAGCGTAAGGGAGCACCATCGCAGCGGCGCTATGTGGTGAACATGGACTTCTGCGTGTCGGGCGAAGTGCATACAACCCAGTTTTCATTGGCCGACCGCGCAAGATTTTCCTACCCGGTACTGTTGGGCCGTCGTTTTATGAGCGACGACAACATTCTGGTGGACTCCGCCAACGGCTTTATTGCTGTTAAACAATGTGAGTTTCTCAGCCTGGAGAAAATTGCTGAAAACAATAAGACTCAATCGTAA
- a CDS encoding DNA replication terminus site-binding protein: MAYSPLQLETIQKIVQTVESLEHFCADTKLLLAHATPIQCRVYQIPRTVRENESQPVTDIKPTALLGTEAFNAALHALTDWYGDPQYSTKVVNRVPGALVLANVDESQILDRIAEINRSKAAIESLIPGLGNRDDRFELLHRHYPWLILAQLTRRLQVLPCSPPLQSCTFTWGIKTEIKKMTADQVCERLESFRQRPRSTIDDVPWDIKIDREIMSIRSLPASAQLRSRRVLRVRPLANLRYHAIDGEPAETYMREAHTPILILNPSRPIKLGALKNYDVQTRSGRQRLKDRGHYERVSDLLPIYLQS; encoded by the coding sequence ATGGCTTATTCTCCTTTGCAACTGGAAACCATTCAAAAAATTGTCCAGACGGTTGAAAGTCTGGAACACTTCTGTGCTGACACCAAACTCTTGCTGGCACACGCTACCCCGATTCAGTGCCGCGTCTATCAAATCCCGCGCACTGTTCGTGAAAACGAGAGCCAGCCTGTTACCGATATAAAGCCCACTGCTCTTTTAGGAACAGAAGCCTTTAATGCAGCTCTTCATGCCCTGACTGATTGGTACGGCGATCCACAATACAGCACCAAAGTTGTCAACCGGGTTCCCGGTGCGTTGGTGTTAGCCAACGTCGACGAAAGTCAGATTCTGGATCGAATCGCTGAAATCAATCGCAGCAAGGCCGCTATAGAGTCTCTAATCCCAGGCCTTGGCAACCGGGATGATCGTTTCGAACTGCTGCACAGGCATTATCCTTGGCTGATTCTGGCCCAACTGACCCGACGTTTGCAGGTGTTACCCTGCTCTCCCCCACTGCAGTCTTGCACCTTTACCTGGGGCATAAAAACAGAGATTAAAAAGATGACTGCGGATCAGGTGTGCGAAAGGCTGGAATCATTCCGGCAGCGCCCGCGCTCAACGATTGACGACGTTCCCTGGGACATCAAGATTGATCGAGAAATCATGTCCATTCGCTCATTGCCAGCATCCGCACAACTGCGGTCACGCCGCGTACTTCGTGTTCGCCCGTTGGCAAATCTTCGCTATCACGCGATTGATGGCGAACCGGCAGAAACCTACATGCGCGAAGCCCATACGCCTATTCTGATCCTGAATCCTAGCAGGCCGATTAAACTCGGGGCTCTGAAAAACTACGATGTGCAAACGCGAAGCGGTCGGCAGCGCCTCAAAGACCGCGGGCACTATGAGAGAGTGAGTGATTTGTTGCCCATTTATCTACAATCCTAA
- a CDS encoding ATP-binding protein encodes MAATEQNYGLESIILHHSFTQVKGRTIRIDCRERTHVGGVNGAGKTSILSLIPAFYGEEPERIVSKGSGRLSFLDYYLPSLQSLVIFEYSRHRGTCCSVMFRHHSGKLCYRFVEGSAADTFFAPEVIELLKAGATADAVFEKLRDLKCNVSRIIDTITNYRAIIQRNPRLLKRSAADARKLRGLAADFGLGSADTHMSHIERLTHVVLNKNRLMSSFKAMICETQFENIHIHSRPKTIDESGLVSDIRSIKAFEKEEAKIRECLQQENERQAILAASRRTVASLTATVDEANDSKADIARDIAKLKERINEESEQQRQADDEIAGVLADKTYELKVKEGDLDGIYKKREYYDTERAPELSQDLQNIGEYRRQKADADSDLTGLTSKVTQVESEFRHEISELKSAFSREQGDRERKVSDAETARKDAAYQHDKAIGALDHEKTREIGQQREERSQERSAIQSQLARAETLRDNQSYNDDETGQIAAAEAAVQNAEEQAQHVSGELIDANRKKDQAREDRDTGQKHLLHAQEQIDTLTAAFEDLQQQISPDSDTWLWALRKQDPEWAQGLAKVIHPDLLMRTDLNPLMHSTAAANRRQVMGWVLNTDAISAPEFAASEEELQARLRDIDQKRQAARKTRDDTEKAARNRNEAYQSRCSAVEHMNTEKKLTDDSLTRQREYLKAMREQIRQALNERKRAQGAKVTELQSLLEQFNKDSEMGETATISQFAKRLMDLRGQWAERESQLQLNIDHAQQLVQQARSEHVQRLELKQTAFNQKLEDEGIDPKVVQQTRAKAESLKNRVQEIEQAEPLVREYKNWIDKDWSRKDGLTGDCNLLEKQVADIKTRRGERQRKHQESVKQVNVNITQHQQKIGVLGKQIEEAEGILKKFDVAPDDMAMPGNMVNLTGELQDAYERLDKLRREVMATFKRALTVLNQYNGTQIQSAWQKLSEFRRQRLTDPAQEYDEAFQLMQVQDLRSLLDTDIPQLRSTLVDQFTSEANTLCRYFDSLETMAREVKAVSRTLRQKINTDQRIESLSDIQVVLRPRIEDDESWQPLKSFVVQWRDWHAVHRREMPDDSITMAFQLVSDTLKSASLGESVESMVDMHLTMKENGREAVIRNDNDFLTASSQGLTYLAIMAVFMGLTRYLCPDKNTRITWPIDELGTLSPNNIARMAEMLEHNNLTMISACPKLDRPLRKFFENKISLQHGRVHNFESATPGAPKRDLLASVTRPRPEADLPDDLFTSATEGGNHAN; translated from the coding sequence GTGGCTGCGACAGAGCAAAATTATGGGCTGGAAAGCATTATTCTGCACCACTCATTTACCCAGGTGAAGGGCCGGACCATTCGCATCGACTGCCGCGAGCGCACCCATGTCGGCGGCGTTAACGGCGCCGGAAAAACTTCGATTCTGTCACTGATTCCGGCGTTTTACGGCGAAGAACCCGAACGCATTGTCAGCAAGGGTTCCGGTCGCCTGTCGTTTCTGGACTATTACTTGCCGAGCCTGCAAAGCCTGGTGATTTTCGAGTACAGCCGCCACCGCGGTACCTGTTGCTCCGTCATGTTTCGGCACCACTCAGGCAAACTGTGCTACCGCTTCGTGGAAGGCTCCGCTGCTGACACTTTCTTTGCGCCAGAAGTCATTGAACTGTTAAAAGCTGGCGCCACTGCCGACGCCGTTTTTGAAAAGCTTCGCGATTTAAAGTGCAATGTGTCTCGAATAATCGACACCATCACCAACTACCGCGCCATTATCCAGCGCAACCCCCGCCTATTGAAACGTTCCGCCGCCGATGCCCGCAAACTTCGCGGCCTTGCAGCGGACTTCGGCCTGGGCAGCGCCGACACGCACATGAGCCATATTGAACGCCTGACCCATGTGGTGCTGAATAAGAACCGCTTGATGTCCAGCTTTAAGGCGATGATTTGCGAAACCCAGTTCGAGAATATTCACATCCATAGTCGGCCCAAAACCATCGATGAAAGCGGCCTGGTGAGTGACATTCGCAGCATCAAGGCCTTTGAAAAAGAAGAAGCTAAAATTCGCGAGTGCCTACAGCAAGAAAATGAGCGCCAGGCGATTCTGGCTGCCAGCCGGCGCACTGTCGCCAGCCTGACGGCGACAGTCGACGAGGCTAATGACAGTAAAGCCGACATTGCCCGCGACATTGCCAAACTGAAAGAACGTATTAACGAGGAAAGCGAACAGCAGCGCCAGGCCGACGACGAGATTGCGGGGGTTCTGGCGGATAAAACCTACGAATTGAAAGTGAAAGAAGGTGACCTTGACGGCATCTATAAAAAGCGTGAGTACTACGATACCGAAAGAGCGCCTGAGCTGAGCCAGGATCTGCAGAATATTGGCGAATACCGCCGACAAAAAGCCGATGCTGATTCGGATCTGACTGGCCTGACCAGCAAAGTGACTCAGGTAGAAAGCGAGTTCAGGCACGAGATCAGCGAACTGAAAAGTGCATTTTCCCGCGAGCAGGGCGATCGCGAACGGAAGGTCAGCGACGCGGAGACCGCCCGCAAAGACGCGGCTTACCAACATGACAAAGCCATCGGCGCTCTGGATCACGAAAAAACCCGTGAAATAGGCCAGCAGCGCGAAGAACGCAGTCAGGAACGTTCCGCCATTCAAAGCCAGTTGGCCCGCGCCGAAACCCTGCGCGATAACCAAAGCTATAACGATGACGAAACCGGCCAGATAGCCGCTGCCGAAGCGGCCGTGCAAAATGCCGAAGAACAGGCGCAGCATGTTTCTGGCGAGCTGATCGACGCCAACCGTAAAAAAGACCAGGCCCGCGAAGACCGCGATACCGGCCAGAAACACCTTCTCCACGCTCAAGAGCAGATCGATACGTTAACGGCGGCGTTTGAAGATTTACAGCAGCAGATTTCGCCAGACAGCGACACCTGGCTCTGGGCTTTGCGCAAACAAGATCCGGAATGGGCCCAAGGCCTGGCAAAAGTCATTCATCCCGACCTGCTGATGCGAACCGACCTCAACCCGTTAATGCACAGCACCGCGGCGGCTAACCGCCGACAAGTCATGGGTTGGGTGCTGAACACCGATGCGATATCCGCCCCGGAATTTGCGGCCTCGGAAGAAGAGCTGCAAGCGCGCCTGCGCGACATTGATCAAAAACGCCAAGCGGCCCGAAAAACCCGTGATGACACAGAAAAAGCCGCGCGTAATCGCAACGAGGCCTACCAGTCCCGATGTTCCGCTGTAGAACACATGAACACCGAGAAAAAGCTTACCGATGACTCGCTCACTCGGCAGCGTGAGTACCTGAAGGCCATGCGGGAACAAATTCGCCAGGCGCTGAATGAACGTAAGCGAGCCCAAGGCGCGAAAGTGACCGAACTGCAGAGCCTCCTGGAGCAGTTCAACAAAGACAGTGAAATGGGCGAAACCGCCACCATCAGCCAGTTTGCCAAACGCTTAATGGATTTGCGCGGCCAGTGGGCCGAGCGCGAATCCCAGCTGCAGCTAAACATCGACCACGCCCAACAGCTGGTTCAGCAAGCCCGAAGCGAACACGTACAACGCCTGGAACTGAAACAAACGGCGTTTAACCAGAAATTAGAAGATGAAGGCATAGATCCGAAAGTGGTGCAGCAGACACGTGCCAAGGCTGAAAGCCTGAAAAACCGGGTGCAGGAAATTGAGCAAGCAGAGCCTTTGGTGCGCGAATACAAAAACTGGATCGACAAGGACTGGTCACGTAAAGACGGCCTGACCGGGGACTGCAATCTGCTGGAAAAACAGGTCGCAGACATAAAAACCCGGCGCGGCGAACGTCAGCGCAAGCACCAGGAAAGTGTTAAACAGGTGAATGTAAACATCACTCAGCATCAGCAGAAAATCGGCGTGCTGGGCAAACAGATCGAGGAAGCCGAAGGCATCCTGAAGAAGTTCGACGTCGCCCCCGATGACATGGCGATGCCGGGCAACATGGTTAATCTGACCGGCGAACTGCAGGATGCCTACGAGCGTCTGGACAAACTGCGCCGCGAGGTGATGGCTACCTTCAAACGCGCGCTCACAGTACTGAACCAGTACAACGGCACCCAAATCCAGAGCGCGTGGCAAAAGCTGAGTGAATTCCGCAGGCAGCGGCTGACAGACCCGGCCCAGGAATACGATGAAGCTTTCCAGCTCATGCAAGTGCAAGACTTGCGCTCACTGCTGGACACCGACATTCCGCAGCTGCGCTCTACCTTGGTGGATCAGTTTACCTCTGAAGCTAACACCTTGTGCCGTTACTTCGACAGCCTGGAAACCATGGCCCGGGAAGTGAAAGCCGTGTCCCGCACTCTGCGCCAGAAAATCAACACCGATCAGCGCATTGAATCCCTAAGCGATATTCAAGTGGTGCTAAGGCCGCGAATTGAAGACGATGAAAGCTGGCAGCCCCTGAAGAGTTTTGTGGTGCAGTGGCGCGACTGGCACGCAGTGCACCGCCGCGAAATGCCTGATGACAGCATCACCATGGCGTTCCAGCTGGTCAGCGACACTTTGAAATCGGCCAGTCTGGGCGAAAGCGTGGAATCCATGGTGGATATGCACCTGACCATGAAAGAAAACGGCCGTGAAGCGGTAATCCGTAACGACAACGACTTCCTGACCGCCAGTTCTCAAGGCCTGACGTATCTGGCCATTATGGCGGTGTTCATGGGTCTGACCCGCTACCTGTGCCCGGACAAAAACACACGCATTACCTGGCCCATCGATGAGTTGGGCACCCTCAGCCCCAACAACATTGCACGCATGGCGGAAATGCTGGAACACAACAACCTGACCATGATTTCGGCGTGTCCTAAACTGGACCGGCCGCTGCGCAAGTTCTTCGAAAACAAAATCAGCCTTCAGCACGGCCGCGTACACAACTTTGAAAGCGCCACACCGGGTGCGCCAAAAAGAGATTTGCTAGCGAGTGTGACCCGCCCACGCCCAGAGGCCGATTTACCAGACGATCTGTTTACCAGCGCCACCGAAGGAGGCAACCATGCAAACTAA
- a CDS encoding alpha/beta hydrolase — translation MQDLQTIEVETQANPTAAVIWLHGLGANGHDFEPVVPELGLPEGAAVRFIFPNAPNLPVTINGGMSMPAWYDIKAMDLDRIIDTEQLMASARAVGKLVDREIERGIASEHIVIAGFSQGGAVAYELGLTYPKRLAGILALSTYFATAKSVKPSQANAGIPINIYHGTADPMVQEALGLRSLKALKEMGYQPAYMTFPMEHSVCLEEIKEIGKFIRKYAL, via the coding sequence GTGCAGGATCTACAGACTATTGAGGTTGAAACCCAAGCTAACCCCACGGCCGCCGTTATCTGGCTGCACGGACTGGGCGCCAATGGACACGATTTTGAACCCGTAGTACCCGAACTCGGTTTACCGGAAGGCGCCGCCGTGCGCTTTATATTCCCAAACGCGCCCAATCTGCCGGTCACCATTAACGGCGGCATGTCTATGCCGGCCTGGTATGACATCAAAGCCATGGATCTTGATCGTATTATTGATACCGAACAACTGATGGCGTCAGCCCGCGCCGTTGGCAAGCTGGTGGACCGGGAGATCGAACGCGGCATCGCCTCCGAACATATCGTAATTGCCGGTTTCTCCCAGGGTGGCGCGGTTGCCTATGAGTTAGGCCTGACGTATCCGAAGCGCCTCGCCGGTATTCTTGCGCTTTCAACCTATTTTGCCACCGCAAAGTCGGTCAAGCCCTCACAGGCCAATGCCGGTATTCCAATCAATATTTATCATGGAACCGCTGATCCGATGGTTCAGGAAGCGCTGGGCCTTCGCAGTTTGAAAGCACTCAAGGAAATGGGCTATCAGCCGGCCTATATGACCTTCCCTATGGAACACAGCGTGTGCCTTGAGGAAATTAAAGAAATCGGCAAGTTCATCCGCAAATACGCCCTTTAG
- a CDS encoding acyl carrier protein phosphodiesterase, with translation MNHLAHVFLAPDSAECRVGSILGDFSRGVDLLALPGKVQEGVRHHIAVDVFTDSHAEVLASKRLFSPQRRRFAGVALDVLYDHYLLRHWQSFSPAPRDAFVHRVYQELQHNEHLMPAPMVRVMRHMVRHDWFGAYQNLSNIGDALDRVAERIRFPNQFASIIDEIRDHDVQLEQHFLNFFPELQSFAKQT, from the coding sequence TTGAACCATCTTGCCCACGTTTTTCTGGCCCCGGATTCTGCTGAATGTCGTGTTGGTAGCATTCTGGGTGACTTCAGCCGCGGCGTTGACCTGTTGGCGTTACCGGGCAAGGTGCAGGAAGGGGTTCGCCACCATATAGCCGTTGACGTGTTCACGGACAGCCATGCCGAGGTGCTTGCCAGCAAACGCTTGTTTTCGCCCCAACGCAGGCGCTTTGCCGGGGTAGCCCTGGACGTACTTTACGATCACTACCTGTTGCGTCACTGGCAGAGTTTCAGCCCGGCGCCACGGGATGCGTTTGTGCATCGCGTGTACCAAGAGCTTCAGCATAACGAACACCTGATGCCAGCACCCATGGTGAGAGTGATGCGCCACATGGTTCGCCATGACTGGTTTGGTGCTTACCAGAATCTGAGCAATATTGGCGACGCCTTGGACAGGGTAGCCGAGCGTATCCGTTTCCCCAATCAGTTCGCCAGTATTATTGATGAAATTCGCGATCACGACGTTCAGTTGGAACAACATTTTCTGAACTTTTTCCCGGAACTACAGAGCTTTGCCAAGCAAACCTAA
- a CDS encoding MFS transporter produces MSRLETRQAVLSFIGLMLVALNLRPALSSIGPVLSTIGGSFTLSATALGILTTLPVLFLGLAAPLAPKLASRLGIERTILVVLVVLALALLVRPYSGLTGLFTGTAIAGGCIGIIGVLLPGIVKRDFPNHASLMTGIYTAMLCTGAAIAAGTTEPLRELFDQQWRPALAFWLVPAVLAFVAWWVQLSDKKLGVELGETRGKSIYRDRLAWQIALYMGLQSSLAYTVFGWLPTILQDRGISAVEAGLALSVSILVQVVSAIAAPLIASQMRDYRAMIFLVMLLVIAGLAGCIYGPMDQMWLWVVLLGLGQGGSFSLALTLLAVRARDAEGAGRLSGMAQSLGYIMAAFGPLLVGVLRDLFGGWQAAGGFLIAIGIGAVLAGLKAGRNAYVFDD; encoded by the coding sequence ATGAGCAGACTCGAAACCCGACAAGCGGTACTCTCGTTTATCGGTCTGATGCTGGTCGCCCTTAACCTGCGCCCAGCCCTTAGCAGTATCGGCCCTGTATTGAGCACAATCGGTGGCAGTTTTACCTTGTCGGCTACAGCACTGGGCATCTTGACGACTCTTCCGGTACTGTTTTTAGGACTGGCGGCACCGCTGGCGCCTAAGCTGGCAAGCCGTTTGGGTATTGAAAGAACGATTCTAGTTGTTCTGGTGGTGTTAGCGCTGGCGCTGCTCGTGCGGCCTTATTCCGGCTTAACCGGGCTGTTTACCGGTACTGCTATAGCCGGGGGCTGCATCGGTATTATCGGTGTGTTGCTGCCGGGTATTGTAAAACGGGATTTCCCCAACCACGCCAGTTTGATGACAGGCATTTATACCGCAATGCTTTGCACAGGTGCAGCCATTGCAGCGGGCACAACCGAACCCCTGCGGGAGCTGTTTGATCAGCAATGGCGTCCGGCACTGGCTTTCTGGCTGGTGCCAGCTGTTCTGGCGTTTGTGGCCTGGTGGGTTCAGTTAAGTGATAAAAAGCTGGGCGTCGAACTGGGGGAAACCCGTGGAAAATCCATTTACCGTGACCGACTGGCGTGGCAGATAGCTCTGTACATGGGTTTGCAGTCGTCATTGGCGTATACCGTATTCGGCTGGCTGCCCACCATTTTGCAAGATCGCGGCATCAGCGCCGTTGAAGCAGGGCTGGCGCTGTCGGTGTCTATTTTAGTGCAAGTGGTTAGCGCCATCGCCGCGCCTTTAATTGCCAGCCAAATGCGCGATTATCGGGCGATGATTTTTCTGGTGATGTTGCTGGTTATCGCGGGCCTCGCCGGCTGTATTTACGGGCCAATGGATCAGATGTGGTTGTGGGTTGTGTTGTTGGGTCTTGGTCAGGGCGGCAGTTTTAGCCTGGCGCTGACTTTACTGGCGGTGCGAGCGCGGGACGCAGAAGGTGCTGGGCGCCTTTCCGGCATGGCTCAAAGTCTTGGGTATATCATGGCGGCCTTTGGGCCACTGTTGGTTGGCGTGCTGCGCGATCTGTTCGGCGGCTGGCAGGCCGCCGGCGGATTTCTCATTGCAATCGGCATAGGTGCAGTGCTGGCAGGTCT